The DNA window ACGTATATATTATACCTAAAGATCTTTTTTGATTTAAGCTATTTACATCTCTATCCCTACCCTTTTAGAGAAGTTATTTATTGTGATAGATACGATCTCGTTGTTCTTGATCCTCACTACTATATCTTCACCAACTAGAATTGCTTCATCTACCTCCTCGACCTCGTCTCCGAAGTTTATGTATAGCGTGTCCGCAGA is part of the Sulfolobales archaeon genome and encodes:
- a CDS encoding DUF2283 domain-containing protein, translated to MEKEYKIRKLDDIWIDYDRSADTLYINFGDEVEEVDEAILVGEDIVVRIKNNEIVSITINNFSKRVGIEM